One part of the Phoenix dactylifera cultivar Barhee BC4 chromosome 4, palm_55x_up_171113_PBpolish2nd_filt_p, whole genome shotgun sequence genome encodes these proteins:
- the LOC103717847 gene encoding lachrymatory-factor synthase — protein sequence MEQNSNPELRWEGKVYAKLSGPTADQAWSLLKEFCSLHKWVPSIDTCYKLEGNEGEPGCMRYCAGSVNRSAPAQEVGWSKERLVAFDPAGRSYTYEIVESNKGFGRYTATIRVVPDPEGVAEGCCIEWCFAADPVRGWTRAGFVAFLAKLAQGVAARVEEETIRLGE from the coding sequence ATGGAGCAAAACTCAAATCcagagctccggtgggaaggcaAGGTGTATGCCAAGCTCTCTGGCCCAACAGCAGATCAGGCCTGGTCGCTCCTCAAGGAATTCTGCTCTCTCCACAAATGGGTCCCATCGATCGACACTTGTTACAAGCTGGAAGGCAACGAGGGGGAACCCGGCTGTATGAGGTACTGCGCCGGATCCGTGAACCGGTCGGCGCCGGCCCAAGAGGTGGGTTGGTCCAAGGAGCGACTGGTCGCCTTCGACCCGGCCGGCCGCTCCTACACCTACGAGATCGTGGAGAGCAACAAGGGGTTCGGCCGGTACACCGCCACGATCCGGGTGGTCCCGGATCCGGAGGGCGTTGCAGAGGGCTGCTGCATCGAGTGGTGCTTCGCGGCGGACCCGGTGAGAGGGTGGACTCGCGCAGGATTCGTGGCGTTTCTGGCGAAGCTGGCGCAAGGCGTTGCAGCGAGGGTGGAAGAAGAAACTATTCGGTTGGGCGAATGA
- the LOC103717848 gene encoding monoacylglycerol lipase-like, which yields MERRSIHAEELTSDDAGGRIMPVPTDARRSVWSQGSVLRVLVFLHSFFLSLLLLLRRGGCRNPNPSKAAPPPSLSSRRRRAAEEEDDVRRRRALAEGLTMVERSDGGDGVSSCKSGTFLLAGARRDALFCRSWVPASGDMKGILVIIHGLNEHSGRYAHFANQLTSHNFGAYAMDWIGHGGSDGLHGYVPSLDYVVADTITFLEKIKIENPGVPCFLYGHSTGGAVVLKAALSLQIEDIFRGIVLTSPALRVKPAHPIVGVVAPLVSLALPKFQFKGANKRGIPVSRDPAAMMAKYSDPLVYTGPIRARTGYEILRISSYLMQNIQAVTVPFLALHGTADRVTDPLATEDLYNYATAKCKDIKLYQGFLHDLLFEPERDEVGADIIDWMEKRLL from the exons ATGGAGAGAAGGAGCATACATGCGGAGGAGCTGACTTCGGATGATGCGGGCGGCCGCATAATGCCCGTACCAACGGACGCCCGGAGGTCCGTGTGGTCGCAGGGGTCCGTCCTCCGCGTCCTCGTCTTCCTccattccttcttcctctcgctcCTCCTCCTGCTCCGCCGCGGGGGATGCCGGAACCCTAACCCCTCCAAGGCCGCACCGCCGCCATCGCTCTCTTCTCGGAGGCGgagggcggcggaggaggaggacgacgtGCGGAGGCGGAGGGCCCTGGCCGAGGGCTTGACCATGGTGGAACGATCGGACGGCGGGGATGGCGTCTCCTCGTGCAAATCGGGGACGTTCTTGCTCGCCGGAGCGAGGAGGGACGCGCTCTTCTGCCGATCTTGGGTTCCGGCGTCCGGGGATATGAA AGGCATTTTGGTGATTATTCATGGTCTTAATGAGCATAG TGGAAGATATGCACATTTTGCTAATCAACTCACATCACATAATTTTGGTGCATATGCCATGGATTGGATAG GCCATGGTGGCAGTGACGGATTGCATGGATATGTGCCTTCTCTAGATTATGTTGTTGCAGACACT ATAACATTCCTAGAGAAAATCAAAATAGAAAATCCTGGAGTGCCATGCTTCCTCTATGGTCACTCAACTGGTGGTGCTGTGGTTTTGAAG GCGGCTTTGAGTCTTCAAATTGAGGACATATTTCGTGGCATTGTTCTGACTTCTCCAGCACTGCGTGTAAAACCAGCTCATCCAATTGTTGGG GTTGTAGCTCCTCTTGTTTCACTTGCGCTCCCCAAGTTCCAATTCAAAGGAGCTAATAAAAGGGGGATCCCCGTGTCGAGGGACCCAGCCGCGATGATGGCCAAGTATTCTGATCCATTGGTGTACACTGGACCAATAAGGGCTCGAACTGGTTATGAGATCCTGCGCATATCGTCTTACCTGATGCAGAACATACAAGCAGTCACTGTCCCTTTCTTGGCATTGCATGGGACTGCTGATAGGGTCACCGATCCTCTAGCCACTGAGGACCTGTACAACTATGCTACTGCAAAATGCAAGGATATAAAACTATACCAGGGTTTCTTACATGACCTCCTCTTTGAACCTGAGCGTGATGAAGTAGGAGCAGATATCATAGACTGGATGGAGAAGAGATTGCTCTAA
- the LOC113461609 gene encoding uncharacterized protein LOC113461609, with protein MQSKLFSKEENMSLLPPEDQGLQRVHTSVPTEIDNIIEEVNEAMTPNEVAKVECECCGMSEDCTPTYIIRIKEFFCGKWVCGFCSEAVKEQVKRTPALTMEEAMESHMALCKKFNRTTRLNPKLSLAGAMRDIARKISQRRISMGSCVPKISRTSSCGEVFDLKIKRSPIQ; from the exons ATGCAGTCTAAGCTTTTCAGCAAAGAAGAAAACATGAGCCTCCTTCCACCTGAG GATCAAGGGCTCCAGAGAGTGCACACCAGTGTCCCAACAGAGATTGATAACATTATCGAAGAAGTGAACGAGGCCATGACCCCAAATGAAGTAGCGAAGGTGGAGTGCGAGTGCTGTGGGATGTCTGAGGATTGCACGCCAACCTACATCATCCGAATCAaagaatttttctgcggcaaaTGGGTCTGCGGGTTCTGTTCAGAAGCAGTAAAGGAGCAGGTGAAGCGAACTCCAGCGCTGACCATGGAAGAAGCCATGGAGTCCCACATGGCCCTCTGCAAGAAGTTCAACAGGACCACCAGGCTCAACCCTAAGCTCTCCTTAGCCGGTGCAATGAGAGATATTGCTAGGAAAATCTCTCAACGTAGGATTTCCATGGGCTCATGTGTGCCCAAGATTTCTAGAACCAGTAGCTGCGGTGAGGTGTTCGACTTAAAAATCAAACGGTCACCTATCCAGTGA